In Rhodoferax sediminis, the sequence GTGAGGGACCAGCCGCTGGTCTGGCAGTGCGTGCGCAGCATCAGGCTCTTGGGGCTCTTCGCGTTGAACTCCTTCATGATGCGGCACCACAGCAGGCGCGCCGCGCGCATCTTGGCCACTTCCAGGTAGAAGTTCATGCCGATGGCCCAGAAGAAGGACAGGCGCCCGGCGAAGCCGTCGACGTCCATGCCCTTGGCGATGGCGGTCTTCACATACTCCTTGCCGTCGGCCAGCGTGAAGGCCAGCTCCAGCGCCTGGTTCGCGCCGGCCTCCTGCATGTGATAACCCGAAATCGAGATCGAGTTGAACTTCGGCATGTGCTGCGCCGTGTACTCGATGATGTCGCCGATGATGCGCATCGACGGCTCGGGCGGGTAGATGTAGGTGTTGCGGACCATGAACTCCTTGAGGATGTCGTTCTGGATGGTGCCGCTTAATTGGTCCTGGCTCACGCCCTGCTCTTCCGCCGCCACCACATAGCCGGCCAGCACCGGCAGTACGGCGCCGTTCATGGTCATGGAGACCGACACCTTGTCCAGCGGGATCTGGTCGAACAGGATCTTCATGTCCTCCACGCTGTCGATCGCCACGCCGGCCTTGCCGACGTCGCCGGTCACGCGCGGATGGTCGCTGTCGTAGCCGCGGTGCGTCGCCAGGTCGAATGCGACCGACACGCCCTGCCCGCCGGCGGCCAGCGCCTTGCGGTAGAACGCATTCGATTCTTCGGCCGTGGAGAAGCCTGCGTACTGGCGGATGGTCCAGGGCCGCACCGCGTACATGGTGGCCTGCGGGCCGCGGATATAGGGCTCGAAGCCGGGCAGCGTGTCGGTGTACGGCAAATCCTTGATGTCTTGCGCGGTGTACAGCGGCTTGACGCTGATGCCGTCCGGCGTGTGCCAGCTCAGGGCGCTCACATCGCCGCCGGGGGCGGACCTGGCGGCGGCCTTGGCCCAATCATCGAGATTGGCGGATTTGAATTCAGGGGACTTTGGGCTCATGGCACGGCTCGCTCGGTGGTCGTTCTATTGTCGGTTCTGTATCGCGCCAAGTTTACATCATTTATAATTATTCATTCAGAATACCCATTTGAGCCTACAATTCACCGTATGGTCGCTGCCTCCCTGTCCCCCCGCGCACTCTATGAAGAAGTGGCCGAACTGCTGCGCCAGCGCATTTTCAGCCGCGAGCTGGAGCCCGGCAGCTGGATTGACGAGCTCAAGCTGGCCGAGCAATACGGCATCAGCCGCACGCCCCTGCGCGAGGCGCTCAAGGTGCTCGCCGCCGAAGGCCTGGTGACCATGAAGGTGCGCCGCGGCGCCTACGTGACTGAAGTGTCCGAGCGCGACCTGGCCGATGTGTACCACCTGCTCGGCCTGCTGGAAGCCGACGCGGCCGGCGTGGTGGCGGCACAGGCCACCGACGCGCAGCTGCGCGAACTGCAGGCCCTGCACCAGGAGCTGGAGGCTGCCGCCGTGCCCGGCAACGAGGACCGCCAGCAGTTCTTTGCCGTGAACGAGCGCTTTCACATGCAACTGCTGGCCGTGGCCAACAACCGCTGGCGCGACCAGATGGTGGCCGACCTGCGCAAGGTCATGAAGCTGAACCGCCACAACTCGCTGCTGAAGTCGGGCCGGATCGAGGAGTCCCTGCGCGAGCACCGCGCCATCATGGCCGCGCTGGCCGCACGCGACAGCACGGCGGCCGTGCAGCGCATGCACGAGCACTTCAAGAACGGGCTGGAAGCGGCGGCTTGATCGGACTCGCGCCCCTGCGCCCGATGCGCTTCAGCCCTCGGACGGCGGGAAAGTCGGCCGCGCGGGCAGCTCAAAGCGTCCCCAGACGAGCTTGCCGGCGACACCGAGAAACAGCACCGAGCCAATCACCAGCATGTACCTGCCGAGCCGCTGCTGATCGCCCAGCAGATAGAGGTTGCACAGGCGCTCGGGCGAGATCAGGTAAAGCCAGCCCAGGCGGAAGAACGTGGCGATGAATTCAAGCAAAAAAACACCGCGCACGATGAAACTCATGCGCGGCCAGCTGAGCGCGAACGGAAGCCCGACGAGCAACGGCAGCGAGAGATATTTGGCCGCGGCGACCAGTGGCTCGATCACCGAGGCGTCGAGCGTACGCGGCAGCATCCAGAATGCGCTGGCGACGCTGGCGAGCACCAGCCCGCTGATGCCGAGGTGATTCCAGCGCGCGATTCGCGCCAGCCCCGGCGCCGGCAGCGCCTGCGCCAACAGACTACCGACGCCGATCAACAATGGCAGTTGCAGCAGCATCTGTGCAGTCATGCTCGACTCGAGCGCGTGCCTGAGCGGCGGCGCCAGCAGCACCAGCAACGCCAGCGCGGCGAAGCGGCCGGGGTGACGCAGGTGCATGTTCATCGGCCGAGGCGCTGCAACACGACCTGTGCGACGGGCCCCGGGTCACCGAGATCGAAGATCCCGACCAGCCGGCCACGCGGGTCGACGAGATGGATTGCCGCGTTGTGGGTGTAGCCGCCGAGGCCGTCGGCGATGACGGTGACGCCGAACGCACGCTTGATCTGCGCCAGGCCGTCAGGGTCGATCGGCCTGGCGGCGAGCCAGCCACGGCCGCGGTCGCGGTCGCGTGAGTGCGCCAGGTAGGCCGCAAGTTGCGAGGGGATATCGTGATCCGGGTCAAAACTGATGCTCAGCAACTGCACCTTGCCCTGAGCGATTGGCCCGGCAAGACGATCCTGCAATTGCGCGAATTCGCCGCCGAGCGCGATGCAATAGCTCGGGCAGCGCGTGTAGATGAAATCGATCACAAGCCACTTGCCGCGAAAATCGCTCAACTGGATGTGCGCGCCCGACTGGGTTTGCAGGCCCGCCGCAGGAATCTCGACCGGATGCCGCTGCACCGCAAGCCGCCGCGCGGCTTCGGTGGTAAAGGCCTGGAACTGGTCGGTGGCTGCACTGAACACGGCACCACCGGCCAGCAGGAACGCCAGGCTAGCCAGTAACGCGCGCAGGGTCGGCATGGCCAGGCGACCTGAGCAGCCCGACAAGGATTTGAACAGCGAACACCAGCATCGCTGTAATCAGCAAGGCTGCACCGATGGCCCCGGCCTGGTCGTACGGCAGCCACTGCGGCAGATGGACCGCGAAACGCCGCGGCGTACTTTCATGGCCGGCCGCGAGGAATGCGAAGACAAACACCAGGCCCCCAAAAACATAGAGTGGAAAGCCAAGCTTGTCGCTTGCGCGAGCGGGCGTACGCTGGCCAATCACGTGAAACATCAACGCAAGCACCATCGGCAGCACACCGAGCAGCAGATAGAAATGAAAGTGACCCGGCACCCACTGGGTGTTGTGCATCACCCTGTTGACGGAAATGGTGCCATCGATGATGGCAGGGATGATGCCCGCCGCCCACCCGAACATGGACAACATCAGCAGACTGGACGGCATGCGCCAGCGCATGCCGGAACGGTAAACATTGGTCAACGCACCATAGACCGTCACGGTAAACACCGGCAGGCCGGCGCAGTAGGAAATGATCTGGCCCATCACCAGCATCCAGAATGGCATGGCGTAATCCATCATCAGGTGGTGTGGATAGACGATCAGCACCATCACCAGGCTCGACGCCCATGACCACAGGAACGGTCGCGAGATCGGGTACGGCCTGCCGCTGTAGCGCGGCAACATCTCATAGACGGCGATCACGCCCATATAGATGCTGGCGTTGATGAACATGTGACCGAACAGATAGGTCAGGTTCTTCACCAGCAGTGCGTTGAGTCCGACCGACGGAAAATAGATGTTGATCAGGCACATCACCAGCACGACCGCGCCAGCCAGCACACCGATCGAATTGGTGATGGCCACCATGGTGCTCGCAACCACGGCCTTCGGATGCGACTTGTCGATCTCGCCGCCAAACAGCCACTGCAGTCCCAGCGCGCGGCCGAGGTTGCCGTAAACCCGGATGATGGCCCACATCGCATCCAGGTAGAACAACAGAAAGCCGACGCCGATGAGCAGGTAGCCGAGCATGAACAGCGCGGCAGCATGCGGACTCCACACATTCATTGAATGCACCGGCAGCGGATAAAGAAAGGTCCACGCTCCGGCGTAGCCACCAATGAATACCGCCGCCAGGAGAGCGACCGCGCCGAGTATGAAGAGCACGTAGTTGGCAGCGAAGATCGCGAGTGTCAACTTGACATACTTGCGCAGAAAAAACCACATCACCACGCTGGACGCCAACCCGATCGTGCCCACCATGCCGGCACCGTGCGCCGTCATTACCCGATAGAAAACGTCGAGCGGAACGCCGAGCCAGGTGCTCTGGGCCAGGCGCATCGTCAAGCCCAGCAGCATCATCAGCACAAAGACGAGCAGCACCGAAGCCACATACAAATTGAAGACGATGCGCTCGTTGCGCGTCAGGGCCTCGTCGGCCGGGTACAGCTGCATTGTGCTCATGGTTGCGCTCCTTTATCGGCCGCTACGACTTCGAACTCGGTGACCATTCCGTGGTGCGCCAAACCGCAATATTCCAGACACATGACCCGGTACTTGCCGGGCTCGGTGAAGGTATGGAGCAGCCGATTGCTGAAGCCGGGCATCGCCTGGGTCTGCGTGACGATCCGGTCGCCCGGGCCGTAGATCGCGAAGCCATGGTTGACATCGGCGCTGGTGACGTTGAATTCCACCGGCGTGCCCGCCCGCACCTGGCTCTGGCTCAATTCCCAGTTCCACTGGCGCCCGATCACGTTGACGATCTGTGCGGCTGGCGCCTGCACGCGCTGGTTGGCGATCGGAAAGGGGCTCAGGGTCGCATACGCCACGCCGACACCGAGCAGAACCAACGCGAGGAGCCACCATCGTCGGATCGCATGGGCCCTCTTTTGCACCTGAGCCGAATCGGCCGACTTGCCCGCCTGGGCGATCACGTAAATGAACGCCAGCGCGACCACTGAGATCCCCGTCAACGTCAACAACCAGACTTCGTCCTGTATGACCATGGCAGTTCCTTCGTAAAGGTGCATTTTTGATGGCTGAAATGTCGCGGCAAAAAACAGAACTGTCAAGTTGAATTTTTCTGGCTGGCCGAAGAAGCCGATGCTTAGGCGTGGGCCGCCATTGCCCTTGCCGAAAAGAGCGGGAAGTTTGAATTCCATCGGCCCAGCAACTAAATTGAACGAGTAGTGTCTGATGGCGCGCAATGCGGCCGAAAGGAATGCCATGAAGCCGTTTTCAATGGAATCGAGCATGCTGACGATGCGCGGGGTGTTTTACCCCACCGGCTATCTGTTCGTGATGCTGCCCAAACTCGAGGATGCTGAAACGCTCGACCGCAATCTGCGTGCGAGCGGCTACAGCGACCGCGAACTCATGCTGCTCACGCCCGAGGTCATCCTCGGGCAGATCCGCAAGACCGTACGCGACGACACCAACCCGCTGCCTTCGGTAGGGTCCGAGAGCGACACGGTGCGCGAATACGAAAAATTCGCGCGGCAGGGGCACTGCGCGGTGATGATCCATGTGCCGTCCGAAAAGGACACCCCGCGGATCATGGAAACGGTGCGCAGCGTGCCGTTTTCCTATGCGCAGAAATACCGCCCGCTGATCATCGAAGACATGGCCTGAGCCGGCACGGGCGCCGGAAAGGTGCCGCAGCGGGCACCGCACAGCCGTCAGGACACGGGCGGCAGGGTTGGCGTGACCTCCCACTGCTGCATCACCTTGCCGTGCTTGTCCACGCTCTCCAGCCGCACGCGAAACCCCCACAGCCGACCCACGTGCTTGAGGACTTCCTGCGCCTCCTCGTTGAGCGGGCGGTCATTGTGGCGCGTGTGGCGCAGGGTCAGGGAGCGGTCACCGCGCAAATCGACGTTCCAGACCTGGATGTTGGGCTCGCGGTAGCTCAGGTCGTTCTGACGCGCCAGCGCTTCGCGCACATGACGGTAGCCGCGCTCGTCGTGGATGGCGGCGACTTCGAGCTCGTTTTGCGATGCGTCATCGACGATGGAGAACAGCCGCATCTCGCGCATCAGATGGGGCGACAGGTACTGGCCGATGAAGCTCTCGTCCCTGAAATGACGCATCGCGTAGTCGAGCGTCTGCAGCCAGGGCGACCCCGCGATGTCGGGAAACCAGGTCCGGTCCTCCTCGGTCGGGTTCTCGCAGATGCGGCGCAGGTCGCTGAACATCGCAAAACCCAGCGCATAGGGATTGATGCCGCTGTAGCCCGGGTGTGTGACCGGAGGCTGGTAGATCACATTGGTGTGGGAACGCAGCACCTCGATCATGAAGCCGTCGGTCAACTGGCCCTCATCGTACATGGCATTGAGCAGCGTGTAGTGCCAGAACGTGGCCCAGCCTTCGTTCATGATCTGGGTCTGGCGCTGCGGGTAGAAATACTGCGCAATCTTGCGCACGATGCGAATCACCTCGCGCTGCCAGGGCTCAAGCAACGGGGCGTTTTTCTCGATGAAGTACAGGATATTTTCCTGCGGCTCGGCCGGAAAGCGCCGGCTCTTTTTCTCGACCTGCTTTTCGGCTGCCTTCGGCAGGGTGCGCCACAGGTCGTTCACCTGCTGCTGCAGGTAGGCTTCGCGGTCCTTGCGCAGTGCTTCCTCTTCGGCCAGCGAGCGCTTTTGCGAGCGCCGGTAGCGGTCCACCCCGTGGCTCATCAGGGCGTGGCAGGAATCCAGCAGTTCCTCCACCGCGTCCAGCCCGTAGCGCTCCTCGCACTCGGCGATGTAGGCCCGCCCGTACACCAGGTAGTCGATGATCGAGGTGGCGTCGGTCCACATGCGAAACAGGTCGTTGCCCTTGAAAAAGGAGTTGTGGCCATAGCAGGCATGCGCCATCACCAGCGCCTGCATCGGCATCGTGTTTTCCTCCATCAGGTAGGCAATGCAGGGGTTGGAGTTGATGACAATCTCATAGGCCAGCCCCATCTGTCCGCGGCGATAGCTTTTTTCCGTCGCGATGAACTGCTTGCCATACGACCAGTGCCGATAGTTCACCGGCATGCCGACCGAAGCGTAGGCGTCGATCATCTGCTCGGCGCTGATGACCTCCAGCTGCAACGGGTAGGTGTCCAGCCCGAAGCGCTGGGCCATGCGCGCAATCTCGGCGTGGTACGTCTCGATCAGCTCGAACGACCAGTCGGACGGGCACGGCAGCGGCGTGCGGCGACCAACGGTTCGCGGCCCTGTGGGCGGCCCGGCCGGCTCGTCTGAGGGTACCTGGAAGGTGGGCACGGTCATGGCGTGGTCGTTTTCTTGAACAGCTCGCGGAACACCGGGTAGATCTCGGACGGCCCGGAGATTTTCTGCATGGCGAAGTTGGGGTGCGCCGCCTGCACCAGGCTGTATTCCTGCCACAGGTTCTGGTCCTCATCGGCCACCTGGACATAGGCGAAATAGCGGGTCAGCGGCAGCAGCCTGTCGGACAGCAGTTCCCGGCATTTGGCCGAGTCCTGGTGCCAGTTGTCGCCGTCCGAGGCCTGCGCGCCGTAGATATTCCACTGGTTCGACGGGTAGCGCGCCTGGATGATCTCGTGCATCAGCGTCAGGGCGCTGGACACCACCGTGCCCCCGCTCTCGGTAGACTGGAAGAACTCCTCCTCGGAGACTTCCGAGGCCTGCGTGTGATGGCGGATGAAAATCACATCGGTGCGCTCGTAATGCCGCGTCAAAAACAGGTACAGCAGGATGAAGAAGCGCTTGGCAATGTCCTTGCGCGCCTCGTCCATCGAACCGGACACGTCCATCAGGCAGAACATCGCCGCCTTGGCCGTGGGCAGTGGCACCCGGACCCGGTTGCGGTAGCGCAGGTCGAACGGGTCGAGAAACGGAATCTGGCCGAGCCGGCGCCGCAGCGCTTCGATTTGTGCTTTCAGGGCAAGGATTTCGGTATGCGGCGTTTGGGCGTGGCGCAAGGCCGTCGCCAGCCGTGCCTCCAGCTCACGCAGGCGCCGGCGCACATCGCCCCCCATGGCAATCCGGCGGCCCAGCGCCATGCGCATCGAGCGCACCACATGCAGATTGGTCGGCGTTCCCTCCGAGATGAAACCG encodes:
- a CDS encoding GntR family transcriptional regulator; the protein is MVAASLSPRALYEEVAELLRQRIFSRELEPGSWIDELKLAEQYGISRTPLREALKVLAAEGLVTMKVRRGAYVTEVSERDLADVYHLLGLLEADAAGVVAAQATDAQLRELQALHQELEAAAVPGNEDRQQFFAVNERFHMQLLAVANNRWRDQMVADLRKVMKLNRHNSLLKSGRIEESLREHRAIMAALAARDSTAAVQRMHEHFKNGLEAAA
- a CDS encoding SCO family protein, whose protein sequence is MPTLRALLASLAFLLAGGAVFSAATDQFQAFTTEAARRLAVQRHPVEIPAAGLQTQSGAHIQLSDFRGKWLVIDFIYTRCPSYCIALGGEFAQLQDRLAGPIAQGKVQLLSISFDPDHDIPSQLAAYLAHSRDRDRGRGWLAARPIDPDGLAQIKRAFGVTVIADGLGGYTHNAAIHLVDPRGRLVGIFDLGDPGPVAQVVLQRLGR
- a CDS encoding cbb3-type cytochrome c oxidase subunit I; protein product: MSTMQLYPADEALTRNERIVFNLYVASVLLVFVLMMLLGLTMRLAQSTWLGVPLDVFYRVMTAHGAGMVGTIGLASSVVMWFFLRKYVKLTLAIFAANYVLFILGAVALLAAVFIGGYAGAWTFLYPLPVHSMNVWSPHAAALFMLGYLLIGVGFLLFYLDAMWAIIRVYGNLGRALGLQWLFGGEIDKSHPKAVVASTMVAITNSIGVLAGAVVLVMCLINIYFPSVGLNALLVKNLTYLFGHMFINASIYMGVIAVYEMLPRYSGRPYPISRPFLWSWASSLVMVLIVYPHHLMMDYAMPFWMLVMGQIISYCAGLPVFTVTVYGALTNVYRSGMRWRMPSSLLMLSMFGWAAGIIPAIIDGTISVNRVMHNTQWVPGHFHFYLLLGVLPMVLALMFHVIGQRTPARASDKLGFPLYVFGGLVFVFAFLAAGHESTPRRFAVHLPQWLPYDQAGAIGAALLITAMLVFAVQILVGLLRSPGHADPARVTG
- a CDS encoding RNA-binding protein; this encodes MLTMRGVFYPTGYLFVMLPKLEDAETLDRNLRASGYSDRELMLLTPEVILGQIRKTVRDDTNPLPSVGSESDTVREYEKFARQGHCAVMIHVPSEKDTPRIMETVRSVPFSYAQKYRPLIIEDMA
- a CDS encoding SpoVR family protein, with the translated sequence MTVPTFQVPSDEPAGPPTGPRTVGRRTPLPCPSDWSFELIETYHAEIARMAQRFGLDTYPLQLEVISAEQMIDAYASVGMPVNYRHWSYGKQFIATEKSYRRGQMGLAYEIVINSNPCIAYLMEENTMPMQALVMAHACYGHNSFFKGNDLFRMWTDATSIIDYLVYGRAYIAECEERYGLDAVEELLDSCHALMSHGVDRYRRSQKRSLAEEEALRKDREAYLQQQVNDLWRTLPKAAEKQVEKKSRRFPAEPQENILYFIEKNAPLLEPWQREVIRIVRKIAQYFYPQRQTQIMNEGWATFWHYTLLNAMYDEGQLTDGFMIEVLRSHTNVIYQPPVTHPGYSGINPYALGFAMFSDLRRICENPTEEDRTWFPDIAGSPWLQTLDYAMRHFRDESFIGQYLSPHLMREMRLFSIVDDASQNELEVAAIHDERGYRHVREALARQNDLSYREPNIQVWNVDLRGDRSLTLRHTRHNDRPLNEEAQEVLKHVGRLWGFRVRLESVDKHGKVMQQWEVTPTLPPVS
- a CDS encoding YeaH/YhbH family protein, which produces MLHQIIDRRLSGKNKSIGNRERFLHRYRGQIREAVRRAVSGRSIRDMEQGEDITLPRHDVSEPVFGHGPGGTRESVHPGNQEYVRGDRIERPAGGGAGGAGSGASPDGMGEDDFVFRITREEFMQYFFDDLALPHLVRTQLLPDAPEWQSRRAGFISEGTPTNLHVVRSMRMALGRRIAMGGDVRRRLRELEARLATALRHAQTPHTEILALKAQIEALRRRLGQIPFLDPFDLRYRNRVRVPLPTAKAAMFCLMDVSGSMDEARKDIAKRFFILLYLFLTRHYERTDVIFIRHHTQASEVSEEEFFQSTESGGTVVSSALTLMHEIIQARYPSNQWNIYGAQASDGDNWHQDSAKCRELLSDRLLPLTRYFAYVQVADEDQNLWQEYSLVQAAHPNFAMQKISGPSEIYPVFRELFKKTTTP